Proteins co-encoded in one Haloarcula pelagica genomic window:
- a CDS encoding DUF92 domain-containing protein codes for MTSTVRRAAGFALVGTLALVVPLATAIRSPALSTVAATGPFVLVAALALTVVDPGSRLFDLFARPGDYEDGKLHGLAAFSLAAAGLALFAVQFGMPAWVFVGTVFVLAFGNLGQRLVATVRSDQFVATAAFVVAGFAAGLVGHVVGARLQTVAVELPLVVFLAATGSLVAALLRSVLFERDDPLVLLTVGLLLWLLFVLDPSVATQRIAVALVVTAVLGYVSYALDTASLPGMLTGILLALLTIVLGGYGWFAMLVTFFGLGGLSSKYRYEEKLERGIAEENEGARGSGNVLANSIVALVAVLATAASPSHIAVDPVLFLYAFAGAVAAAMTDTFSSEFGGLYDNPRLITTFRRVEPGTDGAVTWQGVAAGLVGAGIIAGIASVLLAPVGTVGAVAVVVCGLVGMTVDSLLGATVEGTVVGNQGVNMLATLTAAITGAVLALGGGLV; via the coding sequence GTGACATCGACCGTACGGCGGGCGGCCGGGTTCGCCCTCGTCGGGACGCTCGCCCTCGTGGTCCCGCTCGCGACAGCCATCCGGTCGCCGGCGCTGTCGACCGTCGCCGCGACCGGGCCGTTCGTGCTCGTCGCCGCGCTCGCGCTGACGGTCGTCGATCCCGGCTCCCGGCTGTTCGACCTGTTCGCTCGCCCGGGCGACTACGAGGACGGGAAGCTCCACGGGCTCGCCGCGTTCTCGCTCGCCGCCGCGGGGCTGGCGCTGTTTGCCGTCCAGTTCGGGATGCCCGCATGGGTGTTCGTCGGGACGGTGTTCGTCCTCGCCTTCGGGAACCTCGGCCAGCGACTCGTCGCCACCGTCAGGAGCGATCAGTTCGTCGCGACGGCGGCGTTCGTCGTCGCCGGGTTCGCCGCCGGGCTGGTCGGCCACGTCGTCGGCGCACGGCTCCAGACGGTTGCCGTCGAACTCCCCCTCGTCGTGTTCCTGGCGGCGACCGGGTCGCTGGTGGCCGCGCTGTTGCGCTCCGTCCTGTTCGAGCGCGACGACCCGCTCGTTTTACTCACCGTCGGGCTCCTGTTGTGGCTGTTGTTCGTGCTTGACCCGTCGGTCGCGACACAGCGAATCGCCGTCGCGCTGGTCGTCACGGCGGTGCTTGGCTACGTCTCCTACGCGCTGGACACGGCGTCGCTGCCCGGCATGTTGACCGGCATCTTGCTCGCGCTGTTGACGATCGTCCTCGGTGGGTACGGCTGGTTCGCGATGCTCGTGACATTCTTCGGCCTCGGCGGGCTCTCCTCGAAGTACCGCTACGAGGAGAAGCTAGAGCGGGGGATCGCCGAGGAGAACGAAGGGGCCAGAGGCAGCGGGAACGTCCTCGCGAACTCGATCGTGGCGCTCGTCGCGGTTCTGGCGACCGCCGCGAGCCCCTCACACATCGCGGTCGACCCCGTCCTCTTCCTCTATGCCTTCGCCGGCGCGGTCGCGGCGGCGATGACCGACACCTTCTCCAGCGAGTTCGGCGGACTCTACGACAACCCGCGCCTCATCACGACCTTCCGCCGGGTCGAACCAGGCACGGACGGTGCGGTCACCTGGCAGGGGGTCGCCGCCGGCCTGGTCGGCGCGGGGATCATCGCCGGTATCGCGTCGGTCCTCCTGGCCCCGGTTGGGACCGTCGGCGCCGTCGCCGTGGTCGTCTGTGGCCTGGTCGGGATGACCGTCGACAGTCTTCTCGGTGCGACAGTCGAGGGGACCGTCGTCGGCAACCAGGGCGTCAACATGCTGGCGACGCTGACCGCGGCGATCACCGGCGCGGTGCTGGCACTCGGTGGCGGCCTCGTATGA
- a CDS encoding undecaprenyl diphosphate synthase family protein, whose amino-acid sequence MGLYDRYLATRLRMSDAALPERVALVITERDLLTEGAYGTLEQFLDWAVRYGAETIVVYVSVLDEEVVPTIRQELSDIRAPSAVAVRGPDDESRADAPIQISIGLGGQSEFATAVAKLAEDVADGELRPDEIDEGAVEEHLVFPTDPDLIIKTGAERLSDFMIWQSVYSELYFTDVNWQNFRQRDYLRALRDYQERQRRFGR is encoded by the coding sequence GTGGGTCTGTACGACCGCTACCTCGCGACCCGTCTCCGGATGAGCGACGCCGCCCTCCCCGAGCGTGTCGCCCTCGTCATCACCGAACGGGACCTCCTGACCGAGGGCGCCTACGGGACCCTGGAGCAGTTCCTCGACTGGGCGGTCCGGTACGGCGCCGAGACGATCGTCGTCTACGTGAGCGTCCTCGACGAGGAAGTCGTCCCGACCATCCGACAGGAACTCTCGGATATCCGGGCACCGAGTGCCGTCGCCGTCAGGGGGCCCGACGACGAGAGCAGAGCGGACGCGCCGATCCAGATCTCCATCGGGCTGGGCGGCCAGTCCGAGTTCGCGACGGCCGTCGCGAAGCTCGCCGAGGATGTCGCCGACGGGGAACTGCGCCCCGACGAGATCGACGAGGGCGCCGTCGAGGAGCATCTGGTCTTCCCGACGGACCCGGACCTCATCATCAAGACCGGCGCCGAGCGGCTCTCTGATTTCATGATCTGGCAGTCGGTCTACTCCGAACTGTACTTCACCGACGTGAACTGGCAGAACTTCCGCCAGCGGGACTATCTACGCGCGCTCAGGGACTACCAGGAGCGCCAGCGGCGGTTCGGCCGCTGA
- the uppS gene encoding polyprenyl diphosphate synthase, protein MLSRVREIGYAMYERLLRLEIGGAPDHVAVIMDGNRRYARKQGEDTNEGHREGAQTTEQLLDWCDELGVREVTLYTFSTENFDRPADQREFIFDLVEEKLRTFADADRVHDAGVCIRAIGEREMLPERVVDAIDYAESRTAQYDRLNLNIALAYGGRAELLGAARDVARSVATGDIDPGDVDVDTVEEYLYRGPTRDVDLIVRTGGAERTSNFLPWHANGNEAATFFCTPYWPEFRKIDFLRAIRTYQNRQETWRTTRARRALALVRSLGDREVPQAQAALRRFRDALPNSEREQADEEYELAD, encoded by the coding sequence ATGCTGAGCAGGGTGCGTGAGATCGGCTACGCGATGTACGAGCGGCTGCTGCGACTGGAGATCGGAGGCGCACCCGACCACGTCGCCGTCATCATGGACGGGAACCGCCGCTACGCACGCAAGCAGGGCGAGGACACGAACGAGGGCCATCGCGAGGGGGCTCAGACGACCGAACAGCTACTCGACTGGTGTGACGAACTGGGCGTCCGCGAGGTGACGCTGTACACCTTCTCGACGGAGAACTTCGACCGGCCGGCCGACCAGCGGGAGTTCATCTTCGATCTCGTCGAGGAGAAACTCCGGACCTTCGCCGACGCGGACCGAGTCCACGACGCCGGGGTGTGTATCCGCGCGATCGGCGAACGCGAGATGCTCCCCGAGCGGGTCGTCGACGCCATCGACTACGCCGAGTCCCGGACCGCACAGTACGACAGGCTCAACCTCAACATCGCACTCGCCTACGGCGGCCGGGCGGAACTGCTGGGCGCTGCCCGTGACGTTGCCCGTTCGGTCGCGACGGGGGACATCGACCCGGGCGACGTTGACGTTGACACGGTCGAGGAGTACCTCTACCGTGGCCCGACACGCGACGTGGACCTGATCGTCCGGACCGGCGGTGCCGAGCGAACATCGAACTTCCTCCCCTGGCACGCCAACGGCAACGAGGCGGCGACGTTCTTCTGTACGCCGTACTGGCCCGAGTTCCGGAAGATCGACTTCCTGCGGGCGATCCGGACCTACCAGAACCGCCAGGAGACCTGGCGGACGACTCGCGCCCGGCGGGCGCTCGCGCTCGTTCGCTCGCTGGGCGACCGGGAGGTCCCGCAGGCACAGGCTGCCCTCCGTCGGTTCCGGGACGCGCTGCCGAACAGCGAGCGCGAACAGGCCGACGAGGAGTACGAACTCGCCGATTAA
- a CDS encoding cold-shock protein — protein sequence MATGTVDFFNDTGGYGFIETDDADEDVFFHMEDVGGPDLEEGQEVEFDIEQADKGPRATNLKRL from the coding sequence ATGGCGACCGGTACGGTTGACTTCTTCAACGACACTGGCGGTTACGGATTCATCGAAACTGACGACGCTGACGAAGACGTGTTCTTCCACATGGAAGACGTCGGCGGTCCCGACCTCGAAGAGGGTCAGGAAGTCGAGTTCGACATCGAGCAGGCAGATAAGGGCCCTCGGGCAACCAATCTGAAGCGCCTGTAA